The Martelella sp. AD-3 genome includes a region encoding these proteins:
- a CDS encoding ectoine synthase, with the protein MIVRDLNDIMENDKDRVVADAKWRSIRMLLAGDGMGFSFHITILEAGSEHTFEYKHHFESVYCISGKGSITDIATGETHQIKPGVMYALNEHDRHILRSEEELVMACCFNPPVTGTEVHREDGSYAPAEENA; encoded by the coding sequence ATGATTGTACGTGACCTGAACGACATCATGGAGAACGACAAGGACCGCGTGGTCGCCGACGCCAAATGGCGTTCGATCCGCATGCTGCTCGCCGGCGACGGCATGGGCTTTTCCTTCCACATCACCATTCTGGAAGCCGGCTCCGAGCATACCTTCGAATACAAGCACCATTTCGAAAGCGTCTACTGCATCAGCGGCAAGGGTTCGATCACCGATATCGCCACGGGCGAGACGCATCAGATCAAGCCCGGCGTGATGTATGCGCTGAACGAGCACGACCGTCATATCCTGCGCTCCGAAGAAGAGCTGGTGATGGCCTGCTGCTTCAATCCCCCGGTCACCGGTACCGAAGTGCATCGCGAAGACGGATCCTATGCCCCGGCGGAGGAAAATGCCTGA
- a CDS encoding aspartate kinase has product MAHTVEKIGGTSMSRIDELSDTLIIGDRKKDELYGRIFVVSAFGGITNLLLEHKKTGENGVYAAFVNNQSHHGWHDALDRVADAMKEAHFKVLDNPADIERADAFVQERILGARNCLIDLQRLCSYGHFRLSEHMSQIRELLSGLGEAHSAFATTLLLKRAGVNARFVDLSGWHDEGDLSLDDRIRQGIDDIDLASEMPIVTGYAQCIEGLMSEFDRGYSEVTFSRLAALSGASEAIIHKEFHLSSADPALVGADAVRKLGRTNYDVADQLSNLGMEAIHPKAAKTLRRAAVPLRVTNAFEPKDPGTLIDDQPAEKPGVEIVTGLELYALELFEQDMVGVKGYDAAILEVLTRHKVRIVSKVSNANTITHYVDSSLKVLRRVEKDLAERCPSAEVSSRAIAMASVVGRDLNGLSVLTRGLQAIAAAGHEAIGASQGPRNVDVQFIVDRDALDPVIIALHRALAEPERPALSKAA; this is encoded by the coding sequence ATGGCCCATACTGTTGAAAAGATTGGCGGGACGTCCATGTCCCGCATCGATGAGCTCAGCGACACGCTGATCATCGGCGACCGCAAGAAGGACGAGCTTTACGGCCGGATCTTCGTGGTCTCCGCCTTTGGCGGCATCACCAACCTGCTGCTGGAGCACAAGAAGACCGGCGAGAACGGCGTCTATGCCGCTTTCGTCAACAACCAGAGCCATCATGGCTGGCATGACGCGCTCGATCGCGTCGCCGACGCCATGAAGGAAGCCCATTTCAAGGTGCTGGACAATCCGGCCGATATCGAGCGCGCCGATGCCTTCGTGCAGGAACGCATTCTCGGCGCTCGCAATTGCCTGATCGATCTGCAGCGCCTCTGCTCCTACGGCCATTTCCGGCTGTCGGAGCATATGAGCCAGATCCGCGAACTGCTCTCGGGCCTCGGCGAGGCGCATTCGGCCTTCGCGACGACGCTTCTCTTGAAGCGCGCCGGCGTCAATGCCCGCTTCGTCGACCTTTCCGGCTGGCATGACGAGGGCGACCTTTCGCTCGATGACCGTATCCGCCAGGGGATCGATGACATCGACCTTGCAAGCGAAATGCCGATCGTCACCGGCTATGCGCAGTGCATCGAAGGGCTGATGAGCGAATTCGACCGCGGCTATTCCGAGGTGACCTTCTCGCGTCTTGCCGCCCTTTCCGGCGCCAGCGAGGCGATCATTCACAAGGAATTCCATCTGTCCTCCGCCGATCCGGCGCTTGTCGGCGCCGATGCCGTGCGCAAGCTCGGTCGCACCAATTACGATGTAGCCGACCAGCTTTCCAATCTCGGCATGGAGGCGATCCATCCGAAGGCTGCAAAGACGCTGCGCCGGGCTGCCGTGCCGCTGCGCGTCACCAATGCCTTCGAGCCGAAGGATCCCGGCACGCTGATCGACGACCAGCCGGCCGAAAAGCCCGGCGTCGAGATCGTCACGGGCCTGGAACTTTACGCGCTGGAACTGTTCGAGCAGGACATGGTCGGCGTGAAGGGCTATGATGCGGCGATCCTCGAGGTACTGACCCGTCACAAGGTCCGGATCGTATCGAAGGTCTCCAACGCCAACACGATCACCCATTATGTCGACAGTTCCCTCAAGGTGCTGCGCCGCGTTGAGAAGGATCTTGCCGAGCGCTGCCCGTCGGCGGAGGTATCCTCGCGCGCGATCGCCATGGCCTCGGTCGTCGGCCGGGATCTGAATGGCCTTTCGGTGCTGACGCGTGGCCTTCAGGCGATTGCCGCCGCCGGGCATGAAGCGATCGGCGCGAGCCAGGGCCCGCGCAATGTCGACGTCCAGTTCATCGTGGACCGCGACGCGCTCGATCCGGTCATCATCGCGCTCCACCGCGCGCTGGCCGAACCGGAACGCCCCGCCCTTTCAAAGGCGGCGTGA
- a CDS encoding endonuclease/exonuclease/phosphatase family protein, which produces MHIVIAAAIFSLAFLALVRSPWGALPLAAALCLAAWVGWLHYGIVQPERDDGQRYATLKLIEFNMLYSNRNGAAIADWLEAQNADIVYALESNPIWRHLDALSETYPYCAGCTRDGRSDDLIVLSKFPLQDVSIMSLGKVASNRFIRSRIEVEGSTVTLVAMHLTKPYFDNFQQEELMQARRFLRAAEGPVILGGDFNSSLISPDIRAFIEALGLRSHAHEPRTWPAGAPSIGLPIDHILVRPPAHIDTLTRMKDSLGSNHFGLIAEISIPVGPLAETGGAKAGNP; this is translated from the coding sequence GTGCACATCGTCATCGCGGCGGCTATCTTCTCCCTCGCCTTTCTCGCTCTTGTCCGCTCCCCATGGGGCGCGCTTCCCCTGGCGGCCGCCCTTTGTCTGGCGGCCTGGGTCGGCTGGCTGCATTACGGCATCGTGCAGCCCGAGCGTGACGACGGTCAGCGCTATGCCACGCTGAAGCTCATCGAATTCAACATGCTCTACAGCAACAGGAACGGGGCTGCCATCGCCGACTGGCTTGAAGCCCAGAACGCGGATATCGTCTACGCGCTGGAATCGAACCCGATCTGGCGTCACCTGGATGCGCTTTCCGAAACCTATCCCTATTGCGCCGGCTGCACGCGCGACGGGCGCAGCGACGATCTGATTGTGCTTTCCAAGTTTCCGCTGCAGGACGTGAGCATAATGTCGCTTGGCAAGGTCGCGTCCAACCGTTTCATCCGTTCAAGGATCGAGGTTGAGGGCAGCACGGTCACGCTTGTGGCGATGCATCTGACCAAGCCCTATTTCGACAACTTCCAGCAAGAGGAACTGATGCAGGCGCGGCGGTTTCTCAGAGCGGCCGAGGGGCCGGTTATTCTCGGCGGAGACTTCAATTCATCGCTGATTTCTCCTGATATCAGGGCTTTCATCGAGGCGCTCGGTCTGCGCTCCCACGCGCATGAGCCGCGTACATGGCCGGCCGGCGCCCCTTCGATCGGTCTGCCGATCGACCATATCCTGGTCAGGCCGCCGGCCCATATCGACACGCTTACCCGCATGAAGGACAGTCTCGGCTCCAATCATTTTGGATTGATCGCCGAGATTTCTATCCCTGTCGGGCCGCTCGCCGAAACCGGCGGGGCCAAGGCCGGCAATCCCTGA
- the rfbA gene encoding glucose-1-phosphate thymidylyltransferase RfbA: MNQRKGIILAGGSGTRLYPLTLAISKQLMPVYDKPMIYYPLSVLMLSGIREIAVITTPGDQEQFRRLLGDGSQWGLSLTYIAQPSPDGLAQAYILAEDFLAGAPSAMVLGDNIYFGHGLPDILKSADAKVKGGTVFGYYVADPERYGVVAFDKTGSVREIIEKPDVAPSNYAVTGLYFLDGEAPARARSVKPSPRGELEIVTLLESYLHDGTLSVERMGRGYAWLDTGTHSSLLDAGNFVRTLSVRQGMQSGCPEEIAYRQGWIDDEMLEKHAERFRKTDYGAYLSSLLNAAPDRPVG; the protein is encoded by the coding sequence ATGAACCAACGCAAAGGCATTATTCTCGCCGGCGGCTCCGGCACGCGGCTCTATCCGCTGACACTGGCGATTTCCAAGCAGCTCATGCCGGTCTACGACAAGCCGATGATCTACTATCCGCTCTCCGTTCTGATGCTGAGCGGCATTCGCGAGATCGCGGTCATCACCACGCCGGGCGATCAGGAGCAGTTCCGCCGGCTGCTGGGCGACGGCAGTCAGTGGGGGCTTTCTTTGACCTACATCGCTCAACCCTCGCCCGACGGGCTTGCCCAGGCCTATATTCTGGCCGAGGATTTCCTTGCCGGCGCGCCGTCCGCCATGGTGCTCGGCGACAACATCTATTTCGGTCATGGCCTTCCGGATATCCTGAAAAGCGCCGATGCCAAGGTGAAGGGCGGAACGGTCTTCGGCTACTACGTCGCCGATCCCGAGCGCTACGGCGTCGTCGCGTTCGACAAGACCGGCAGCGTCAGGGAGATCATCGAGAAACCGGACGTGGCGCCGTCGAACTATGCGGTGACCGGGCTTTATTTCCTTGATGGCGAAGCCCCCGCGCGCGCGCGTTCGGTAAAGCCCTCGCCCCGCGGCGAACTCGAGATCGTCACGCTTCTGGAAAGCTATCTTCACGACGGAACGCTGAGCGTCGAGCGCATGGGCCGCGGCTATGCCTGGCTCGATACGGGAACCCATTCGAGCCTGCTCGACGCCGGCAATTTTGTCCGCACGCTTTCGGTTCGGCAGGGCATGCAGTCCGGATGTCCGGAGGAGATCGCCTATCGCCAGGGCTGGATCGATGACGAAATGCTGGAAAAGCACGCGGAACGCTTCAGAAAGACGGATTACGGCGCCTATCTCTCCAGCCTTCTGAACGCCGCGCCTGACCGTCCGGTGGGGTGA
- the rfbD gene encoding dTDP-4-dehydrorhamnose reductase, producing the protein MILVFGSTGQVARELRAILPDARFLARAEADLADPAACGEAIRRLGPAAVINAAAYTAVDKAESEEEVALRINGAAPGAMARACAELGIPLVHISTDYVFDGTGETPFATDRQPAPLSAYGRTKLAGERAIAEAGPSHAILRTSWVFSAHGSNFVKTMLRLAETRDTLNVVSDQVGGPTSAKAIAAACKTIAGQLTTEPEKSGIYHFSGAPDVSWAEFARAIFTAAGKAVAVNDIPTSDYPTPAARPLNSRLDCAALSAFGLRRPDWNEDMNAVLETLGAKR; encoded by the coding sequence ATGATCCTCGTTTTCGGCAGTACCGGCCAGGTCGCGCGCGAATTGCGGGCCATTCTGCCCGACGCCCGTTTCCTCGCGCGCGCGGAGGCGGATCTCGCCGATCCGGCAGCTTGCGGGGAGGCGATCAGGCGCCTTGGCCCGGCGGCGGTCATCAATGCCGCCGCCTATACGGCCGTCGACAAGGCGGAAAGCGAAGAAGAGGTCGCGCTCAGGATCAATGGCGCAGCACCCGGCGCGATGGCGCGCGCCTGCGCGGAACTGGGCATTCCGCTGGTCCATATCTCCACCGATTACGTCTTTGACGGAACGGGGGAGACGCCGTTTGCGACCGACCGGCAACCGGCGCCGCTTAGCGCCTATGGCCGGACAAAGCTTGCCGGCGAACGCGCCATCGCCGAAGCCGGACCTTCCCATGCGATCCTGCGCACAAGCTGGGTGTTTTCCGCCCATGGCAGCAATTTCGTGAAGACCATGCTGCGCCTCGCCGAGACCCGCGATACGCTCAACGTGGTCAGCGACCAGGTCGGCGGGCCGACGTCTGCGAAAGCGATTGCCGCAGCCTGCAAGACGATTGCCGGGCAATTGACAACCGAGCCGGAGAAATCGGGCATCTACCATTTCTCCGGCGCGCCGGATGTCAGCTGGGCCGAATTCGCGCGCGCGATCTTCACGGCCGCCGGCAAGGCCGTTGCCGTCAACGACATTCCGACATCCGATTATCCGACGCCGGCCGCCCGCCCGCTGAATTCCCGTCTCGACTGCGCGGCCCTGTCGGCCTTCGGCCTGCGGCGGCCGGACTGGAACGAGGACATGAACGCCGTTCTGGAAACGCTCGGAGCAAAGCGATGA
- the rfbB gene encoding dTDP-glucose 4,6-dehydratase, translating to MKLLVTGGAGFIGSAVVRLAVSRGMHVVNLDALTYAACLDNVASVAESPLYAFEHADIRDRAALDRVFETHAPDAVMHLAAESHVDRSIDGPGDFIETNINGTYNMLEAARSYWAGKGRPEGFRFHHISTDEVFGSLGPTGMFTETTPYDPRSPYSASKAASDHLVRAWHETYGLPVLVTNCSNNYGPYHFPEKLIPVVILNALAGKPIPVYGKGENIRDWLFVEDHAEALLTVVEKGKPGRSYNIGGENERTNLDLVRTICALLDGKRPLAHGSYADQITFVADRPGHDLRYAIDPSRITAELGWRPSVTVEEGLEKTVQWYLDNEDWWRALQSRKGVGTRLGVKA from the coding sequence ATGAAATTGCTCGTTACCGGCGGCGCCGGTTTCATCGGATCCGCGGTCGTGCGTCTTGCCGTTTCCCGCGGCATGCATGTCGTCAATCTGGATGCGCTGACCTATGCGGCCTGCCTCGATAATGTCGCGAGTGTCGCCGAAAGCCCGCTCTATGCGTTCGAGCATGCCGATATCCGCGACCGCGCGGCGCTCGACAGGGTTTTCGAAACGCATGCGCCGGATGCGGTGATGCATCTTGCCGCCGAAAGCCATGTCGACCGCTCGATCGACGGGCCGGGCGATTTCATCGAGACCAATATCAACGGCACGTACAACATGCTGGAGGCGGCGCGCAGCTACTGGGCCGGCAAGGGTCGGCCGGAGGGCTTCCGCTTCCATCACATCTCCACCGACGAGGTGTTCGGCTCGCTCGGCCCGACGGGCATGTTCACCGAGACCACGCCCTACGACCCGCGTTCGCCGTACTCCGCCTCGAAGGCCGCCTCCGATCACCTCGTGCGCGCCTGGCACGAGACCTACGGCCTGCCGGTTCTTGTCACCAACTGTTCCAACAATTACGGCCCTTATCATTTTCCCGAAAAGCTGATTCCGGTCGTGATCCTCAATGCGCTCGCCGGCAAGCCGATCCCGGTCTATGGCAAGGGCGAGAACATCCGCGACTGGCTGTTTGTCGAAGATCATGCCGAAGCGCTTCTGACGGTCGTCGAAAAGGGAAAGCCCGGACGCAGTTATAATATCGGCGGCGAGAACGAGCGCACCAATCTCGATCTGGTGAGGACGATCTGCGCGCTTCTGGACGGGAAGCGGCCGCTTGCGCACGGTTCCTATGCGGACCAGATCACCTTCGTGGCCGACCGTCCCGGCCATGATCTGCGCTATGCCATCGATCCGAGCCGTATCACGGCAGAGCTTGGCTGGCGGCCTTCCGTGACGGTCGAGGAAGGGCTTGAGAAGACGGTGCAGTGGTATCTCGACAATGAAGACTGGTGGCGCGCCCTGCAAAGCCGCAAGGGCGTCGGCACGAGACTGGGAGTGAAGGCATGA
- the rfbC gene encoding dTDP-4-dehydrorhamnose 3,5-epimerase, whose protein sequence is MDIVKTHIPGLVILTPRRFGDERGFFSESWNRKVLSGLGIEIDFVQDNHSLSRAVGTVRGLHYQSPPHAQAKLVRCGRGRIFDVAVDVREGSPTFGQWYGLELSFENGRQLMIPEGFLHGFMTLEPDSEIIYKCSDYYAPECDGSVRFDDPDIGIEWPLSGVQFTVSAKDRDARSFSDFQSPFSY, encoded by the coding sequence ATGGATATTGTGAAAACGCATATTCCCGGCCTCGTTATTCTGACGCCCAGGCGCTTCGGAGACGAGCGCGGTTTTTTTTCCGAGAGCTGGAACAGGAAGGTCCTGTCCGGTCTGGGGATCGAGATCGATTTCGTGCAGGACAATCATTCCCTGTCGCGTGCGGTTGGCACGGTGAGAGGATTGCACTACCAGTCGCCGCCGCATGCGCAGGCCAAGCTGGTCCGCTGCGGACGCGGACGCATTTTCGATGTCGCCGTCGATGTCCGCGAGGGATCGCCGACCTTCGGCCAATGGTATGGCCTCGAACTCTCCTTCGAAAACGGCAGGCAACTGATGATCCCGGAGGGTTTCCTGCACGGTTTCATGACGCTCGAGCCCGACAGCGAGATCATCTACAAATGTTCCGACTATTATGCCCCGGAATGCGACGGATCGGTCCGTTTCGATGACCCGGATATCGGCATTGAATGGCCGCTCTCCGGTGTTCAATTCACCGTTTCGGCAAAGGACAGGGATGCCCGGTCCTTCAGTGACTTCCAGAGCCCCTTCAGCTATTGA
- a CDS encoding bacterioferritin: MKNTKLIEYLQRAVNMEMSAAHQYQLHAHTLEDWGLTKMAAKMRAEMAEELGHSDQFIERLFFLKASPKIAFDKPPQKAESLPEMFKADKADEEEAIAVYTEAALHAAELGDIGTRMLFEKIVLDEEGHKDWLELQLDLIDRLGEKTYSSKLVSFADDEEDEG; this comes from the coding sequence ATGAAAAATACCAAACTAATCGAATATCTCCAGCGCGCGGTAAACATGGAGATGAGCGCTGCCCATCAGTATCAGTTGCATGCGCACACGCTCGAGGACTGGGGCCTGACGAAAATGGCGGCGAAGATGCGCGCGGAAATGGCGGAGGAACTCGGGCATTCCGACCAGTTCATCGAGCGGCTGTTCTTCCTCAAGGCTTCGCCGAAGATTGCCTTCGACAAGCCGCCGCAGAAGGCTGAAAGCCTGCCCGAGATGTTCAAGGCCGACAAGGCCGACGAGGAAGAGGCGATCGCCGTCTATACCGAGGCGGCGCTGCATGCCGCGGAGCTTGGCGATATCGGCACGCGGATGCTGTTCGAGAAGATCGTGCTCGACGAGGAAGGCCACAAGGACTGGCTTGAGCTCCAGCTCGACCTGATCGACCGTCTCGGAGAAAAGACCTATAGTTCCAAGCTGGTTTCCTTCGCCGACGACGAGGAAGACGAGGGCTGA
- a CDS encoding NAD(P)/FAD-dependent oxidoreductase has translation MTNVTIIGTGFAALTTARELRRRDSAVTIRMISPRDALHYLPSTIWLPAHLRQGEKLKVPLAGFFDRYRIDYVPASVTGLGEDGRTVLTDNGTYRADHVVIASGARFIRRLPGIEHALVPCEGIAVGEEIARRLEALEGGTIAVGFASNPKEQGAVRGGPMFEFLFIIDTLLRKQKRRDRFHLVFFNPSDRPGQRLGDKAVDGLLKEMKRRDIETRLGHKMVRFEEDQVVTEGGAFAADLILFMPGLTGPAWLENTDLPLSPGGMIAADEMCRVKGREGLWVVGDSGSFPGPEWMPKQAHQADLQGVAAAENIACALKGEAPRRAFKPELICIVDTLDAGILVFRNARRSILLPKSRIFHWLKRYFERHYLKAFRDASPQR, from the coding sequence ATGACCAATGTGACCATCATCGGAACAGGGTTTGCGGCTCTCACCACCGCGCGGGAGTTGCGCAGGCGCGACAGTGCGGTGACGATCAGGATGATCTCGCCGCGCGACGCGCTCCATTACCTTCCGAGCACGATCTGGCTGCCGGCGCACCTGCGGCAGGGCGAAAAGCTGAAAGTGCCGCTTGCAGGCTTCTTCGACCGGTATCGCATCGACTATGTGCCCGCCAGCGTCACCGGTCTTGGCGAGGACGGCCGCACGGTCCTGACCGACAACGGCACCTACCGGGCCGACCATGTGGTGATCGCTTCCGGCGCGCGGTTCATCAGAAGACTTCCCGGCATAGAACATGCCCTGGTGCCCTGCGAGGGGATCGCCGTGGGTGAGGAGATCGCCCGGCGGCTGGAGGCGCTGGAGGGCGGCACGATCGCCGTCGGTTTTGCGTCCAACCCGAAGGAGCAGGGCGCGGTGCGCGGCGGGCCGATGTTCGAGTTCCTGTTCATCATCGACACCCTGCTCAGGAAACAGAAGCGGCGCGACAGGTTCCACCTTGTCTTCTTCAATCCCTCCGACAGGCCGGGCCAGAGGCTTGGCGACAAGGCCGTCGACGGCCTCCTGAAGGAGATGAAGCGGCGCGATATCGAGACCCGTCTCGGACACAAGATGGTCCGCTTCGAGGAGGACCAGGTGGTGACCGAAGGCGGCGCCTTTGCCGCCGACCTGATCCTGTTCATGCCGGGACTGACCGGCCCGGCCTGGCTCGAAAACACCGATCTGCCGCTTTCGCCCGGCGGCATGATCGCGGCCGACGAGATGTGCAGGGTCAAGGGACGCGAAGGTCTCTGGGTCGTCGGCGACAGCGGCTCCTTTCCCGGTCCGGAATGGATGCCGAAACAGGCCCATCAGGCGGACCTGCAGGGCGTGGCGGCTGCGGAAAACATCGCCTGCGCGCTGAAGGGCGAGGCGCCGCGCCGCGCCTTCAAGCCGGAACTCATCTGTATCGTCGATACGCTCGATGCAGGCATACTCGTCTTCCGCAACGCGCGGCGCAGTATCCTTCTGCCGAAGAGCCGAATATTCCACTGGCTGAAGCGCTATTTCGAACGGCATTACCTCAAGGCCTTTCGCGACGCCTCGCCGCAGCGCTGA
- a CDS encoding metal ABC transporter substrate-binding protein, giving the protein MFDTTRRSILTAMAILAVTAATAVMPAAAAEDGKFKAVTTFTVIADIARNVAGDAAIVESITKPGAEIHNYAPTPRDILRAQGADLILWNGLNLELWFEKFFQNLDDVPSVIVSEGVEPMSIADGPYEGKPNPHAWMSPTSALIYVDNIRDAFVEYDPDNADAYAANAEAYKEKIRAVVDPIQAEIDAVPEDKRWLVSSEGAFSYLARDFGLKELYLWPINADQQGTPQQVRHVIDVVRENDIPVVFSESTISPAPAQQVARETGAEYGGVLYVDSLSDPDGPVPTYIDLLKVTSDRIAKGLSAHS; this is encoded by the coding sequence ATGTTCGATACGACCCGGCGGTCGATACTGACCGCCATGGCAATTCTGGCAGTCACAGCGGCAACGGCCGTCATGCCGGCGGCGGCCGCCGAAGACGGCAAGTTCAAGGCCGTGACCACCTTCACGGTGATCGCCGATATCGCCCGCAATGTCGCCGGCGACGCGGCGATCGTCGAATCGATCACCAAGCCGGGCGCGGAGATCCACAACTACGCTCCCACGCCGCGCGATATCCTTCGGGCGCAGGGCGCCGACCTTATTCTGTGGAACGGTCTCAACCTCGAACTCTGGTTCGAGAAATTCTTCCAGAACCTCGACGATGTGCCGAGCGTCATCGTCTCCGAGGGCGTGGAGCCGATGAGCATTGCCGACGGCCCCTATGAAGGCAAGCCCAATCCGCATGCCTGGATGTCGCCGACTTCGGCCCTGATCTATGTCGACAATATCCGCGACGCGTTCGTGGAGTATGATCCGGACAATGCGGACGCCTATGCCGCCAATGCCGAGGCCTACAAGGAGAAGATCCGCGCCGTCGTCGACCCGATTCAGGCGGAAATCGATGCCGTTCCGGAGGACAAGCGCTGGCTCGTCTCCAGCGAAGGCGCATTCTCCTATCTTGCCCGCGATTTCGGCCTGAAGGAGCTCTACCTCTGGCCGATCAATGCCGACCAGCAGGGCACGCCGCAGCAGGTTCGCCACGTCATCGACGTCGTGCGCGAGAATGATATCCCGGTGGTCTTCTCCGAAAGCACGATCTCGCCCGCGCCGGCCCAGCAGGTCGCCCGCGAGACCGGCGCCGAATATGGCGGCGTTCTCTATGTGGATTCGCTGAGCGACCCGGATGGCCCGGTTCCGACCTATATCGATCTTCTGAAGGTGACGTCGGACCGCATCGCCAAGGGACTTTCGGCCCATTCGTAG
- a CDS encoding manganese/iron ABC transporter ATP-binding protein, with protein MNNLADRRPDQTGKDHATGIAVSHATVTYRNGHTALTDATFAIPSGTIAALVGVNGAGKSTLFKAIMGFVRLAKGDISVLGMPVNAALKKNLVAYVPQSEEVDWNFPVLVEDVVMMGRYGHMGPLRRAKKADHEAVDKALARVNMSEFRHRQIGELSGGQKKRVFLARALAQDGWVILLDEPFTGVDVKTEDQIIRLLRDLRDEGRVMLVSTHNLGSVPEFCDQTVLVKGTVLAYGPTETTFTEANLEQAFGGVLRHFMLHNGAKHEQPNPVGIFSDDERPLIFRDGIAQKRDEDEKAEGRR; from the coding sequence ATGAACAATCTTGCGGACCGGCGCCCCGACCAGACGGGGAAGGACCACGCAACCGGTATTGCCGTCAGCCACGCGACCGTGACCTATCGCAACGGCCATACGGCGCTGACCGACGCCACCTTCGCCATACCCTCCGGCACGATCGCCGCCCTTGTCGGGGTCAACGGCGCAGGCAAATCCACCCTCTTCAAGGCGATCATGGGCTTCGTCCGGCTGGCGAAGGGCGACATCTCCGTTCTCGGCATGCCCGTCAACGCGGCGCTGAAGAAGAACCTCGTGGCCTATGTGCCGCAGTCGGAGGAGGTTGACTGGAATTTCCCGGTTCTCGTCGAAGACGTGGTGATGATGGGCCGCTACGGCCATATGGGCCCGTTGCGACGCGCGAAGAAGGCCGATCACGAGGCCGTCGACAAGGCCCTCGCCCGCGTCAACATGAGCGAATTCCGCCACCGCCAGATCGGCGAGCTTTCCGGCGGGCAGAAGAAGCGCGTGTTCCTGGCCCGCGCGCTGGCGCAGGACGGCTGGGTCATCCTCCTCGACGAGCCCTTCACCGGCGTTGACGTCAAGACCGAGGACCAGATCATCAGGCTTCTGCGGGACCTGCGCGACGAGGGCCGGGTGATGCTGGTGTCGACCCACAACCTCGGTTCCGTGCCGGAATTCTGCGACCAGACGGTGCTGGTCAAGGGCACCGTGCTCGCCTATGGCCCGACGGAGACAACCTTCACCGAGGCGAATCTGGAACAGGCCTTCGGTGGCGTTCTGCGTCATTTCATGCTCCACAACGGCGCGAAGCACGAACAGCCGAACCCCGTCGGCATCTTCTCCGACGATGAACGACCGCTGATCTTTCGCGACGGCATCGCGCAAAAGCGGGACGAGGATGAGAAAGCGGAGGGCAGGCGATGA
- a CDS encoding metal ABC transporter permease, with the protein MTSVVLEPFSYAYMTNAMWVSALVGGVCAFLSCFLMLKGWSLIGDALSHSIVPGVAGAFMLGLPFSVGAFFSGGLAAAAMLFLNQRTKLKEDAIIGLIFSSFFGLGLFMASVSPTSVNIQTIVLGNILAITPEDTLQLAIIGFVSLAILLAKWKDMMVTFFDENHARSIGLRPGLLKAVFFTLLAASTVAALQTVGAFLVICMVVTPGATAYLLTDRFPRLLVLAVLIGTLTSFFGAYASYFLDGATGGIIVVLQTAIFLLAFFLAPKHGLRAARRRARQALEAGR; encoded by the coding sequence ATGACGTCCGTAGTCCTCGAACCCTTCAGCTATGCCTACATGACCAATGCCATGTGGGTCTCCGCGCTCGTCGGCGGGGTCTGCGCCTTTCTCTCCTGTTTCCTGATGCTGAAAGGCTGGTCGCTGATCGGCGATGCGCTTTCCCATTCGATCGTGCCGGGCGTTGCCGGCGCCTTCATGCTTGGCCTGCCCTTTTCGGTCGGCGCCTTCTTCTCCGGCGGGCTGGCAGCGGCCGCGATGCTGTTTCTCAACCAGCGCACAAAGCTGAAGGAGGATGCGATCATCGGCCTGATCTTCTCCTCCTTCTTCGGCCTCGGCCTGTTCATGGCCTCGGTCTCTCCGACATCGGTCAACATCCAGACCATCGTGCTCGGCAATATCCTGGCGATCACGCCGGAAGACACGCTGCAGCTGGCTATCATCGGCTTCGTGTCGCTGGCCATTCTTCTCGCCAAATGGAAGGACATGATGGTCACCTTCTTTGACGAGAACCATGCGCGCTCCATCGGCCTGAGGCCGGGCCTGCTGAAGGCCGTCTTCTTCACGCTTCTCGCCGCCTCCACCGTCGCGGCGCTGCAGACCGTCGGCGCCTTTCTGGTGATCTGCATGGTCGTCACCCCCGGCGCCACGGCCTATCTCCTGACCGACCGCTTTCCCCGTCTTCTGGTTCTCGCCGTTCTCATCGGCACGCTGACCAGCTTTTTCGGAGCCTATGCGAGCTATTTCCTCGACGGCGCGACCGGCGGCATCATCGTGGTCCTGCAGACGGCGATCTTCCTTCTCGCCTTCTTCCTGGCGCCCAAACACGGCCTGCGGGCTGCAAGACGGCGCGCCAGACAGGCCCTGGAGGCAGGCCGATGA